The Drechmeria coniospora strain ARSEF 6962 chromosome 02, whole genome shotgun sequence genome has a segment encoding these proteins:
- a CDS encoding Na,H/K antiporter P-type ATPase: MSSDDKAAEPQEAERIRWDDEEQGRRRRSRTSLSRVNSSDSLAIRAVQSRGAVDPALTLPIQYRTVSFQIEESKGKDRVEAVRAADTAAKGTHRSHLGDLEWHTISPSAVAERLVTSSTDGLSVEQVQRRQREYGKNAPSPPKTNRTLTTIGYFFKGFGGILLVGSILVFISWKPLGEPNPAMANLALAIVLLAVFFIQAAFNMFQDWSTSRVMSSIKDMLPEHCQVTRDGHLVDVPAEELVPGDVVSVKAGNKLPADMRFVHISSDAKFDRSVLTGESRPVAATVHHTDVNYLETHNIGLQGTHCIIGSGTGIVVATGDKTVFGRIAKLTNEPKTTMTTLEREVLYFVLFICAIMLTMITVVLVVWGAWLRREHPDFISVSALIVSCVSVAVAFIPEGLPIAITAGLTITANMMKKNAILCKSLKTVETLGSVSVICSDKTGTLTQASSTRDRVGNTTVESLGREIASKREEGGDKRLGTFGQLGALAALCNAAELDAAQSDVPIANRNIFGDATDTAILRFSESLADGNIGYFRGCWRRVFELAFNSKNKFMIRCFNVTRRAVLKHTLQEAEAERFGDGDLLLTIKGAPDVLINRCAQYLLPSGEMAAVDENVLATLEHVKNMYSSEGKRCLLLARKIVPGHLVTAAADTPECESEMLELAKSGLTLVGMVAIVDPLRPEIRDVVSTLRGAGIRIAMARREPPLLARRNLLTSCQVTGDFALTALAISREAGIVTSLQVDGVDKLERFPDGGSSGSEDLDDVKGAWAGSRGAIVISGPELTSLNEHQWKVLTEYEEVVFARTTPEQKLRIVREFQNKNVVAMTGDGVNDAPSLKAADVGISMGSGSDIAMEAADMILLDSFSSVVMAVQYGRVVFDNLKKVIAYLLPAGTFSEFWPVITNVVFGLPQILSSFLMIVICCFTDCAAATVLSFEKPEADVLLRPPRNVKKDRLVNWQLLLQAYFVIGLTETLCAFAMSYWYLERNGIAFSDLWFSFGKIPDNVTPEYYSQKLTEASSIYFVTLVVMQWFNLMATRTRRLSIFQHPPLFNKETQNLYLFPAILFSLLMAFLWLYPPAIQKVIVTSGVPAEYWFLPFAFGIYIILMDEARRYWVRRYPKGCVAKAAW; this comes from the exons ATGTCTTccgacgacaaggcggccgagccgcAGGAGGCCGAGCGTATTCGctgggacgacgaggagcagggtcgtcgtcgtcgatccaGGACCTCGCTGAGCCGTGTCAACTCGAGTGACTCTCTTGCCATTCGTGCCGTGCAGTCGCGAGGCGCCGTCGATCCTGCCTTGACCCTTCCGATTCAGTATCGCACCGT CTCCTTCCAGATCGAAGAGTCCAAGGGCAAGGAccgcgtcgaggccgttCGTGCTGCCGACACGGCTGCCAAAGGCACGCATCGCTCCC ACCTTGGTGACCTCGAATGGCATACCATCTCCCCCTCGGCTGTTGCTGAGCGGCTCgtgacctcgtcgaccgatGGCCTCTCGGTGGAGCAGGTCCAGCGTCGACAGCGGGAATATGGCAAGAACgcgccttcgccgcccaAGACGAATCGGACCCTCACCACCATCGGCTACTTTTTCAAAGGCTTCGGtggcatcctcctcgtcggcagcatctTGGTCTTCATCTCGTGGAAGCCACTAGGCGAACCAAATCCTGCCATGGCCAACTTG GCCCTGGCCATCGTCCTGCTTGCCGTCTTCTTCATCCAGGCCGCCTTCAACATGTTTCAAGACTGGTCGACGTCGCGGGTCATGTCGTCGATCAAGGACATGCTTCCCGAGCACTGCCAGGTCACGCGGGACGGCCATCTGGTCGACGTgcccgccgaggagctcgttcCGGGAgacgtcgtctccgtcaaggccggcaaCAAGCTCCCGGCCGACATGCGCTTCGTCCACATCTCCTCGGATGCCAAGTTTGATCGCTCCGTCCTCACCGGCGAATCCCGTCCCGTCGCGGCAACCGTCCACCACACGGATGTGAACTACTTGGAAACGCACAACATCGGCCTGCAGGGAACCCACTGCATCATCGGTTCCGGCacgggcatcgtcgtcgccaccgggGACAAGACCGTCTTTGGCCGCATCGCCAAGCTGACCAACGAGCCCAAGACGACCATGACGACGCTCGAGCGGGAGGTCTTGTACTTTGTCTTGTTCATCTGCGCCATCATGCTCACCATGATCACCGTGGTCCTCGTCGTATG GGGCGCCTGGCTGCGGCGGGAGCACCCGGACTTCATCTCCGTCTCGGCCCTCATCGTCAGCTGCGTcagcgtcgccgtggccTTCATCCCGGAAGGCCTTCCCATTGCCATCACGGCCGGTCTCACCATCACGGCCAACATGATGAAGAAGAATGCCATTCTTTGCAAGTCGTTGAAAACCGTCGAGACTCTTggctccgtctccgtcatcTGCTCCGACAAGACGGGTACCTTGACGCAGGCGAGTTCGACCCGGGACCGAGTCGG AAACACGACGGTCGAATCCCTCGGAAGAGAGATTGCCTCCAAGAGGGAAGAGGGCGGGGACAAACGGCTCGGCACCTTTGGCCAGCTGGGAGCCTTGGCCGCGCTGTGCAACGCCGCCGAACTGGACGCGGCCCAGTCGGACGTTCCCATCGCGAATCGAAACATCTTTGGCGATGCCACCGACACGGCCATCCTCCGATTCTCCGAgtccctcgccgacgggaACATTGGTTACTTTCGAGGTTGCTGGCGCCGCGTCTTCGAGCTTGCCTTCAACAGCAAGAACAAGTTCATGATCCGCTGCTTCAACGTCACCCGCCGCGCCGTCCTCAAGCATACCCTTCaagaggccgaggcggagcgCTTCGGAGATGGTGACCT CCTCCTGACCATCAAGGGCGCCCCCGATGTCCTCATCAATCGCTGCGCGCAGTACCTGCTGCCTTCGGGcgagatggcggccgtcgacgagaatgTGCTGGCGACGCTCGAGCACGTcaagaacatgtactcctCCGAGGGAAAACGCTGCCTGCTGCTCGCGCGAAAGATCGTGCCGGGCCACCTGgtcacggccgccgcggATACGCCCGAGTGCGAGAGCGAAATGCTCGAGCTTGCCAAGTCCggcctcaccctcgtcggcatggtcgccatcgtcgacccGCTGCGGCCGGAAATTCGCGACGTCGTCTCCACTCtccgcggcgccggcattCGAATCGCCATGGCACGTCGAgaaccccccctcctcgcGCGGCGAAATCTGCTAACCTCGTGCCAGGTCACGGGCGACTTTGCCCtcaccgccctcgccatctCGCGCGAGGCGGGCATCGTCACCTCCCtccaggtcgacggcgtcgacaagcTCGAGCGATTCCCCGACGGCGGGAGCTCTGGATccgaggacctcgacgacgtcaagggcGCCTGGGCCGGCTCGCgcggcgccatcgtcattAGCGGGCCCGAGCTGACGTCGCTCAACGAGCACCAGTGGAAGGTCCTGACCGAGTACGAGGAAGTCGTCTTCgccaggacgacgccggagcAGAAGCTGAGGATCGTCCGCGAGTTCCAGAACAAAAACGTcgtggccatgacgggcgaTGGCGTCAACGATGCCCCGTCActcaaggccgccgacgtcggcatcTCCATGGGCAGCGGCTCCGACATTGCcatggaggcggccgacatgATTCTCCTCGACTCCTTCtcctccgtcgtcatggcTGTCCAGTacggccgcgtcgtcttTGACAACTTGAAAAAG GTGATTGCCTATCTGCTTCCGGCGGGCACCTTCTCCGAGTTTTGGCCCGTCATCACCAATGTCGTCTTCGGTCTTCCTCAGATCCTGTCGTCCTTCCTCATGATTGTCATCTG CTGCTTTACCGATTgcgccgcggcgacggtgctgtCCTTTGAGAAGCCTGAAGCCGACGTCTTGCTGCGGCCGCCGAGAAACGTCAAGAAGGACCGGCTGGTCAACTGGCAACTCCTCCTCCAGGCCTACTTCGTCATCGGCTTGACGGAAACCCTGTGCGCCTTCGCCATGTCGTACTGGTACCTGGAGCGAAACGGCATCGCCTTCTCGGATCTGTGGTTCAGCTTCGGCAAGATCCCCGACAACGTGACGCCCGAGTACTACAGCCAGAAGCTCACGGAAGCGTCGTCCATCTACTTTgtcaccctcgtcgtcatgcaGTGGTTCAACCTCATGGCTACGAGGACGCGACGGCTCAGCATCTTCCAGCATCCGCCCCTGTTCAACAAGGAGACGCAGAACCTCTACCTCTTTCCCGCCATTTTATTTTCCCTTCTCATGGCCTTTTTGTGGCTGTACCCGCCGGCGATCCAGAAAGTCATCGTGACGTCGGGCGTTCCCGCTGAGTACTGGTTTCTGCCCTTTGCTTTTGGAATTTATATCATCCTgatggacgaggcgaggcggtACTGGGTGAGGAGATACCCCAAGGGCTGCGTGGCCAAGGCAGCCTGGTAG
- a CDS encoding nmt1 protein: MSTDKITFLTNWHATPYHAPLYLAQAKGYFEAEGIKVALLEPNDPSDVTELIGTAKVDLGFKAMIHTLAAKARQFPVLSIGSLLDEPFTGVVYLKDSGITPDFGSLKGKRIGYVGEFGKIQIDELTSHYGLTPADYTAVRCGMNVSKAIVNGTIDAGIGLENVQMVELEDWLTSQGRDKSDVRMLRIDELAELGCCCFCSILYIGNENFVEQHPDKVRAFMRAVKRATDYVLADPRAAWRDFVDFKPVLGTPLNWKIFERSYAYFSHDLKNVERDWDKVTKYGQRLRILSPDFVPNYTNKFLEWPLEPDSADPIGDQKRMVDLQREVASCGGFRRLLPVRI; encoded by the exons ATGTCGACCGATAAAATCACCTTCCTCACCAACTG GCACGCCACCCCGTACCATGCGCCGCTCTACCTCGCCCAGGCCAAGGGCTACTTTGAAGCCGAGGGAATCAAGGTCGCTCTGCTCGAGCCCAACGATCCGAGC GACGTCACCGAGCTCATTGGCACCGCCAAGGTTGACCTCGGCTTCAAGGCCATGATCCATACCCTCGCT GCCAAAGCGCGCCAGTTTCCCGTCCTTTCCATCGGTagcctcctcgacgaaccATTCACGGGTGTCGTCTACCTCAAGGACTCCGGAATCACCCCGGACTTTGGCTCCCTAAAGGGCAAGCGCATCGGTTATGTCGGCGAGTTTGGCAAGATCCAGATCGACGAGCTCACTTCTCACTATGGCCTGACTCCAGCCGACTACACGGCCGTCCGCTGCGGCATGAACGTCTCAAAGGCCATCGTCAACGGGACAATCGACGCCGGAATCGGCCTCGAGAACGTCCAAatggtcgagctcgaggactgGCTGACTTCGCAAGGCCGGGACAAGTCAGACGTCCGAATGCTTCGCATtgacgagctggccgagctCGGATGTTGCTGCTTTTGCTCCATCCTCTACATTGGCAACGAAAATTTCGTCGAGCAGCACCCGGACAAGGTTCGCGCCTTCATGCGCGCCGTCAAGCGGGCGACCGACTACGTCCTTGCCGACCCAAGAGCCGCCTGGAGGGACTTTGTCGACTTCAAGCCTGTCTTGGGAACCCCGCTCAACTGGAAAATTTTCGAGCGTAGCTATGCCTACTTCTCGCACGATCTCAAGAACGTTGAACGGGACTGGGACAAGGTCACCAAGTACGGTCAGCGCCTTCGGATCCTGAGTCCCGACTTTGTGCCCAACTACACCAACAAATTCCTCGAATGGCCCCTTGAGCCTGACTCGGCGGACCCCATCGGCGACCAGAAGCGCATGGTTGACCTCCAGAGGGAGGTTGCATCCTGCGGCGGCTTCCGCAGGCTTTTACCCGTTAGGATCTAA
- a CDS encoding mucin, with amino-acid sequence MNKRLAKRSTTAMMTVSLVMAMASVGLASQPMSRGGPFDIIDVQNWVNPDNMSWDDYNAPPGTSWADPSRKGSSRNFNIALVTLDYSDKPFVITQPPNSTIFGNPQASAANFARKDVPGFYRDFLNRPTKLNRGHTLHEYWMEDSAGRFGVDLTAFGVYRMPALSFQYGIEAINPGGCPSGFRCGLNIRRDGLGLWRKDVGDEVANSFELVFILSAGQDESATWREFGEMKFGSRQNVSKTFGPPRGADGNDTLPNAGITRNNLWTSWASAATIWPNAGGGSSTQAESSGMAVYAHELSHLLNIGDNYNNPYSEPMRRDYTGPWSMMSRGSFNGPRGPHSRWQIPPVYGGSMGSLHTMRDRHQLGLVEASTMLRVPRPVLEASGPVVARLTARCVNADLLALRVEMGTDLSPDCDYRRDAYCDGGDYNHYDVEVIDRMGADSFQPDSGVMISKSKDQDDQPFQWTIDANPQDINQVDFYRPNGTAAMMSLGDYRQLSDALFHAGTRSGSKFEYADKVNSLHFYIVEKHRDQRGILSYTVGMRSLRSSEGSEHGAKLSAGKPVMSQELTPTGKGVFCSFNLTNNGTKSATGNPPKDMLPYLGSDIYRLQAKVEGAGWRVEVPNALAVAKFGETVAVQVAVGASTAADARAKVMLTVQSESDPRVRATAACEVPKG; translated from the coding sequence ATGAACAAGCGCTTGGCGAAGCGGTCCACGACCGCGATGATGACTGTGTCTCTCGtcatggcgatggcgtcggtTGGACTTGCAAGCCAGCCGATGTCGCGCGGTGGCCCCTTCGACATCATCGATGTCCAGAACTGGGTAAATCCGGACAACATGTCCTGGGACGACTACAACGCGCCCCCTGGGACAAGCTGGGCCGATCCGTCTCGCAAAGGGTCCAGCCGCAACTTCaacatcgccctcgtcacccttGACTACAGCGATAAACCGTTTGTCATCACTCAGCCTCCCAACTCAACAATATTCGGCAACCCCCAGGCCAGCGCGGCCAACTTTGCCCGCAAGGACGTTCCCGGCTTCTACCGCGACTTTCTCAACAGGCCGACGAAGCTCAACCGTGGCCATACGCTTCACGAGTACTGGATGGAGGATTCGGCGGGCCGTTTCGGAGTCGACCTGACCGCCTTTGGCGTCTATCGAATGCCGGCCCTGTCGTTCCAGTacggcatcgaggccatcaacCCTGGGGGTTGCCCGTCCGGATTCAGATGCGGCCTGAACATCCGGCGTGACGGCCTGGGACTCTGGCGCAAAGACGTCGGAGATGAAGTTGCCAACTCGTTCGAGCTTGTCTTCATCCTCTCCGCGGGCCAGGATGAGTCGGCGACGTGGCGCGAGTTTGGCGAGATGAAGTTTGGTTCGAGGCAGAACGTGTCGAAGACGTTCGGGCCACCCCGGGGCGCGGACGGAAACGACACCCTCCCCAACGCCGGCATCACGCGGAACAACCTGTGGACGTCGTGGGCTTCGGCCGCCACCATCTGGCCCAACGCCGGCGGTGGTTCGTCCACGCAGGCCGAGAGCTCGGGAATGGCCGTGTATGCGCACGAGCTGAGCCACCTGCTCAACATCGGCGACAACTACAACAATCCGTACAGCGAACCGATGCGGCGAGACTACACGGGCCCGTGGTCCATGATGTCCCGCGGATCGTTCAACGGCCCTCGAGGACCGCACTCGCGATGGCAGATCCCACCCGTTTACGGCGGTTCCATGGGCTCCCTGCACACGATGCGCGACAGGCACcagcttggcctcgtcgaagcGAGCACCATGCTGCGGGTGCCTCGACCTGTTCTCGAGGCTTCGGGGCCCGTGGTGGCACGCCTCACGGCTCGATGCGTCAACGCAGATCTGCTGGCCCTGCGCGTCGAGATGGGCACCGACCTCTCGCCGGACTGCGATTATAGGAGAGATGCGTATTGCGACGGCGGAGACTACAACCACTATGACGTGGAGGTCATTGACAGGATGGGTGCCGACTCGTTCCAGCCCGATTCCGGCGTCATGATCAGCAAGTCCAAGGACCAGGACGACCAACCCTTCCAGTGGACCATCGACGCCAACCCGCAGGACATCAACCAGGTAGACTTTTACCGACCGAATGGCACGGCAGCCATGATGTCGCTAGGCGACTATCGGCAGCTGTCGGATGCGCTGTTCCACGCCGGCACCCGGTCGGGGAGCAAGTTCGAGTACGCCGACAAGGTGAATTCGCTTCACTTCTACATCGTCGAGAAGCACCGAGACCAAAGGGGCATACTCTCCTACACCGTCGGCATGAGGTCCCTGCGCTCTTCCGAGGGCAGCGAGCACGGGGCGAAGCTGAGCGCCGGCAAGCCGGTGATGTCCCAGGAGCTGACCCCGACAGGCAAGGGGGTCTTCTGCTCCTTTAACCTCACCAACAACGGGACcaagtcggcgacggggaaTCCGCCGAAGGATATGCTGCCGTACCTGGGCTCCGACATCTATCGGTTGCAGGCCAAAGTCGAGGGTGCCGGGTGGAGGGTCGAAGTTCCCAACGCACTGGCCGTGGCCAAGTTCGGCGAAACGGTGGCGGTGCAGGTAGCCGTGggggcatcgacggcagcggaTGCGCGAGCCAAGGTCATGCTGACGGTGCAGTCAGAGTCGGATCCCAGAGTCAGGGCAACTGCTGCGTGCGAGGTGCCCAAGGGCTGA
- a CDS encoding hypothetical protein (related to putative trehalase), producing the protein MKASLRTAAWWFFALLSTLGWASKVAEANAHDAPQPFASVTEVHQILVSMQLAQNQSTGQRHEEERTRLLKSFDRRSGKWTTNHPRHRLLDALHGFLRYRTRQAGELTRLRNLYKGVSKSQRALLEHHLSYSSNFDKVERKLHRNQALCDAIVDSALLFYGLDFSDLASHAREREAAGHLAERTAVSQALKHIVRDWTAEGEHERNVTFSCMLRSLNQLFPTRQALAPVKILLPGAGLGRLGHEIHRLGGFEVTMNEWSMYMNVVYRYLEEHGRMHENTFSPFVDGWSHHAANEDMFRELHFPDTNVDPKSVLMVEGDFITAFSAQEGHYDVVLTYFFIDTARNLMSYFDTIKKVLRRGGYWINLGPLLYGTGPFVQLSLEEIIKVTEAMGFEYQETDETCGPLTFENATVRSMEAIYGFDKKALTKSSYNAQFWVAKRL; encoded by the exons ATGAAGGCCTCCTTGCGCACCGCTGCATGGTGGTTCTTCGCCCTCCTTTCCACCCTAGGCTGGGCAAgcaaggtggccgaggccaacgcgCACGATGCT CCTCAGCCCTTTGCGTCCGTCACCGAGGTGCATCAAATTCTCGTGAGCATGCAGCTCGCCCAGAACCAGTCCACCGGCCAGAggcacgaggaggagaggaccCGGCTGCTCAAGTCCTTCGACAGGAGGAGTGGCAAATGGACAACCAACCATCCGCGGCATcgcctgctcgacgccctccACGGCTTTCTCAGATATCGTACAAGGCAGGCCGGAGAGCTGACGAGGCTCCGCAATCTCTACAAGGGCGTCTCCAAGTCCCAACGGGCC CTGCTGGAACATCACCTGTCGTACTCGTCCAACTTCGACAAGGTCGAGCGGAAGCTCCATCGCAACCAGGCGCTATGCGACGCCATTGTCGATAGCGCACTGCTCTTCTACGGCCTGGACTTTTCCGACCTTGCCTCCCACGCCCGTGAGAGGGAAGCGGCTGGCCACTTGGCCGAAAGGACGGCCGTCTCCCAGGCGCTGAAGCACATTGTTCGTGActggacggccgagggcgaacATGAGAGGAACGTTACCTTTTCATGCATGCTCCGAAGCCTCAATCAGCTTTTCCCAACACGACAGGCGCTCGCGCCCGTCAAAATCCTGCTTCCCGGCGCCGGCTTAGGAAGGCTTGGCCACGAGATCCACCGCCTTGGAG GCTTCGAGGTGACCATGAACGAGTGGTCCATGTATATGAATGTCGTCTACAGGTATCTCGAGGAGCATGGGCGCATGCACGAGAACACCTTCTCCCCCTTTGTCGACGGCTGGTCTCACCACGCCGCGAATGAGGACATGTTTCGGGAACTTCACTTCCCGGACACCAACGTCGACCCCAAGTCCGTGCTGATGGTCGAGGGGGACTTTATCACCGCATTTTCTGCTCAGGAAGGGCActacgacgtcgtcctcacCTACTTCTTCATCGACACGGCCCGCAACCTCATGAGCTATTTTGACACCATCAAGAAGGTGCTGAGACGTGGAGGCTATTGGATCAACCTCGGGCCCCTGCTCTACGGAACCGGTCCTTTCGTGCAGCTGTCGCTTGAGGAAATCATCAAGGTCACCGAGGCAATGGGATTCGAATATCAGGAGACGGATGAGACTTGCGGCCCCTTAACCTTTGAGAACGCAACCGTCAGGAGCATGGAGGCCATCTATGGCTTTGATAAAAAGGCCCTCACCAAGAGTTCATACAACGCTCAGTTTTGGGTTGCCAAGCGGCTATAG